The Pseudomonas azadiae genome contains a region encoding:
- the rpsL gene encoding 30S ribosomal protein S12 encodes MATINQLVRQPRKRIVEKSDVPALQNCPQRRGVCTRVYTTTPKKPNSALRKVCRVRLTNGFEVSSYIGGEGHNLQEHSVVLIRGGRVKDLPGVRYHTVRGSLDTSGVKGRNQGRSKYGTKKPK; translated from the coding sequence ATGGCAACTATCAACCAGCTGGTACGTCAGCCGCGTAAGCGTATCGTCGAGAAATCCGACGTGCCTGCGCTGCAGAACTGCCCGCAACGTCGTGGCGTATGCACCCGTGTGTATACCACCACGCCGAAAAAACCTAACTCGGCACTGCGTAAAGTATGCCGTGTGCGCCTGACCAACGGTTTCGAGGTTTCCTCGTACATCGGCGGTGAAGGCCACAACCTGCAAGAGCACAGCGTGGTGCTGATCCGCGGCGGTCGTGTAAAAGACTTGCCAGGTGTTCGTTACCACACCGTACGCGGCTCCTTGGATACTTCCGGCGTTAAAGGTCGTAACCAGGGTCGTTCGAAGTACGGTACCAAGAAGCCTAAGTAG